In Methanothermus fervidus DSM 2088, a single genomic region encodes these proteins:
- a CDS encoding Translin (COGs: COG2178 RNA-binding protein of the translin family~InterPro IPR002848~KEGG: tsi:TSIB_0976 translin like protein~PFAM: Translin~SPTR: C6A339 Translin like protein~PFAM: Translin family), whose amino-acid sequence MKNVIKKIKKVLDKKDELREETLQITRKIIRLSGECIRALHKDELDLATEKLRNAEKLVKKLRKMLKDHPDLYYAGYVRNAHQEYVEALLFYNYINKKDFPLPEEIGIPESHYLLGIGDLIGELRRYFLEKLVKNDLDEAEKICNSIKNLHDELLIFDYPKGLINIRHKQDHARYILERTLEDLARAKTS is encoded by the coding sequence ATTAAGAGAAGAAACTTTACAAATAACTAGAAAGATAATAAGATTGTCAGGAGAATGTATAAGAGCATTACATAAAGATGAGTTAGATTTAGCAACTGAAAAATTAAGGAATGCAGAAAAATTAGTTAAAAAACTCAGAAAAATGCTTAAAGATCACCCCGATTTGTATTATGCAGGATATGTTAGGAATGCACACCAAGAATATGTAGAGGCATTGTTATTTTATAATTATATAAATAAGAAAGATTTTCCTCTTCCAGAGGAAATTGGAATCCCAGAGTCTCATTATTTACTTGGCATTGGTGATCTAATAGGTGAACTTAGAAGATATTTTTTAGAAAAATTGGTTAAGAATGATTTAGATGAGGCAGAAAAAATTTGTAATTCAATTAAAAATTTACATGATGAGTTGCTAATTTTTGATTATCCAAAAGGGCTTATAAACATTAGACATAAACAAGACCATGCTAGGTATATTTTGGAGAGAACTCTTGAAGATCTTGCACGAGCAAAAACTTCATAA